In Candidatus Cetobacterium colombiensis, one genomic interval encodes:
- a CDS encoding phosphoenolpyruvate carboxykinase (ATP), whose translation MKQEIFIGRNSAILNFSTKYCDTSESLLSSLSFKKVLSKYIRSIENKNTNVFLFLKANCKNDIPETMTKLFKLLIVLEKSEVSKLDSTFETLLSNEGILFEFVEGLYSYWRQFERYAIIRNKNTSLGLQNINFIDSMNSFTNLILKTYRLVEENILGEHHRVYRQLHAGVNAGLILNNMNWKCPKEYSFLEKIPFVESIVLQPPFITYPGKNTRKGIFCENKENPIENLTLNLDNWVCYPAKVGELLAFVYFDINFMAQGVTLCNLFELAKKEEYINKKPDIIYMYGVKDFHPEMRTEFFKDTQNDIMIGYVNFNEGIDYFGYMKKMILTLHNLRMIDNGHLPIHGAMVNLTFKNGLEKNVIIMGDSGAGKSESLEAFRKLSENYIKDMKVIFDDMGILQMENNTITASGTEIGAFVRLDDLDIGYPYKEIDRSIFMNPDKINSRIIIPISTHADIIKKYPVDMFLYANNYEEGEELEFFNSSSEAKPTFIEGARNAKGTTSEIGLVTSYFANPFGPMQRKNETDILINNYFDKMFEDEILVGQIRTGLGIEGLEKAGPEKAAKKLFEFIIK comes from the coding sequence ATGAAACAAGAAATTTTTATTGGTAGAAATAGTGCAATTTTAAATTTTTCAACAAAGTATTGTGACACTTCAGAGAGTCTTTTATCTAGTTTATCTTTTAAAAAGGTCCTTTCTAAATACATTCGTTCAATTGAAAATAAGAATACAAATGTTTTTCTTTTCTTAAAAGCAAATTGTAAAAATGATATTCCTGAAACTATGACTAAGCTTTTTAAACTTCTTATTGTATTAGAAAAATCTGAAGTTTCAAAACTTGATTCAACTTTTGAGACACTCCTTTCTAACGAAGGTATCCTTTTTGAATTTGTTGAAGGTTTATATTCTTACTGGAGACAATTTGAAAGATATGCTATTATACGTAATAAAAATACTAGTTTAGGACTTCAAAATATAAATTTTATTGATTCTATGAATAGTTTCACAAATTTAATTTTAAAAACTTATAGATTAGTTGAAGAAAATATTTTAGGAGAGCATCATAGAGTTTATAGACAACTTCATGCTGGAGTAAATGCTGGTCTTATTTTAAATAATATGAATTGGAAATGTCCTAAAGAATATTCTTTTTTAGAAAAAATTCCATTTGTTGAGTCTATTGTTTTACAACCACCGTTTATAACTTATCCTGGTAAAAATACTAGAAAAGGTATCTTCTGTGAAAATAAAGAGAACCCTATTGAAAACTTAACATTAAATTTAGATAATTGGGTTTGTTATCCAGCTAAAGTTGGAGAACTTTTAGCATTTGTTTACTTTGATATAAATTTTATGGCTCAAGGAGTTACTCTTTGTAATCTATTTGAGTTGGCTAAAAAAGAGGAGTATATAAATAAAAAACCTGATATTATATATATGTATGGAGTTAAAGATTTTCATCCTGAAATGAGAACAGAATTTTTTAAAGATACCCAAAATGACATTATGATTGGATATGTTAATTTCAACGAAGGAATTGATTATTTTGGTTATATGAAAAAAATGATTTTAACACTACATAATTTAAGAATGATTGATAATGGTCACCTTCCTATTCATGGTGCTATGGTTAATTTAACTTTTAAAAATGGCTTAGAAAAAAATGTTATAATTATGGGTGATAGTGGTGCTGGTAAATCTGAAAGTTTAGAAGCCTTTAGAAAGCTTAGCGAAAATTATATTAAAGATATGAAAGTAATTTTTGACGATATGGGAATTTTACAAATGGAAAATAATACTATTACTGCTTCTGGAACTGAAATTGGAGCTTTTGTTAGACTTGATGATTTAGATATAGGTTACCCTTACAAAGAAATTGATAGAAGTATTTTTATGAATCCTGATAAAATAAACTCTCGTATTATTATACCAATTTCTACTCATGCTGATATTATAAAAAAATATCCAGTTGATATGTTCTTATATGCAAATAATTATGAAGAAGGTGAAGAACTTGAATTTTTCAACTCTTCTTCTGAAGCAAAGCCTACTTTTATTGAAGGAGCTAGAAATGCTAAAGGAACAACTAGTGAAATTGGACTAGTTACTTCATACTTTGCAAATCCTTTTGGCCCTATGCAAAGAAAAAATGAAACAGATATACTAATAAATAACTACTTTGATAAAATGTTTGAAGATGAAATTTTAGTTGGGCAAATTAGAACTGGATTAGGTATTGAAGGACTTGAAAAAGCTGGTCCTGAAAAAGCTGCTAAAAAATTATTTGAATTTATTATTAAATAA
- a CDS encoding pyridoxal phosphate-dependent aminotransferase: protein MLAEHSKSKKIFDNGFQISKNADLASKIYGKENVVNATLGIFYNEEEEMHTLDIVNEEYKTLSGRELFNYSSSINGEELFIQAVKQYLFGKNFSKSLGENFSEVIAAPGGSGAIYNTFKNYINPGEVVLLPNYMWSSYKLMSKEVGGGYQTYSLFNKKGKFDLVNFKNSVMELAKIQKNLVIVLNNPCHNPTGYTLSSYEVKGVMNILKEACSLCNVVLINDIAYMDFNNKKNDLTEFCKDLPKNFLLMITFSMSKSFCCYGLRVGAQVAISSSKETIDTFLDASLYTCRSVWSNISKGGMTLFSNIVLNKKKYKQLVLEQTYMKNLLQERANIFLKEALEIDLKILPYKSGFFITIPFKKGDEEKIEKKLKEENIFAIIIPGAIRVAICSIPKYKIYNLASKIKKVIY from the coding sequence ATGTTAGCTGAGCACTCTAAAAGCAAAAAAATATTTGATAATGGATTTCAAATTTCTAAAAATGCTGATCTTGCATCTAAAATTTATGGAAAAGAAAATGTTGTGAATGCTACTTTAGGAATTTTTTATAATGAAGAGGAGGAAATGCATACTTTAGATATTGTAAATGAAGAGTACAAAACTTTATCTGGAAGAGAACTTTTTAATTATTCTTCAAGTATAAATGGAGAAGAACTTTTTATTCAAGCAGTTAAACAGTATCTTTTTGGTAAAAACTTTTCTAAATCACTAGGAGAAAATTTTTCAGAAGTTATAGCTGCTCCTGGTGGTAGTGGAGCCATTTACAATACTTTTAAAAATTATATAAATCCTGGGGAAGTTGTTTTACTTCCTAATTATATGTGGAGCTCGTATAAACTAATGAGCAAAGAAGTTGGTGGCGGATATCAAACATACTCTCTTTTTAATAAAAAAGGAAAATTTGATTTAGTTAATTTTAAAAATTCTGTTATGGAGTTAGCTAAAATTCAAAAAAATTTAGTTATTGTTTTAAATAATCCATGTCATAATCCTACTGGATATACATTATCTTCTTATGAAGTTAAAGGTGTTATGAATATTTTAAAAGAAGCTTGTTCTTTATGTAATGTTGTTTTGATAAATGATATCGCATATATGGATTTTAATAATAAAAAAAATGATTTAACAGAATTCTGTAAAGATCTTCCTAAAAATTTTCTTTTAATGATTACTTTTAGTATGTCTAAATCATTTTGTTGTTATGGTCTTAGAGTTGGGGCTCAAGTGGCAATATCTTCTTCTAAAGAAACTATTGATACTTTTTTAGATGCAAGTCTTTATACTTGTAGAAGTGTTTGGTCTAATATTTCCAAAGGTGGAATGACTTTATTTAGTAACATTGTTTTAAATAAGAAAAAGTATAAGCAGCTTGTTTTAGAACAAACTTATATGAAAAATTTACTTCAAGAAAGAGCTAATATCTTTCTAAAAGAAGCTCTTGAAATCGATTTAAAAATTTTACCATATAAAAGTGGATTTTTCATTACAATTCCTTTTAAAAAGGGAGATGAAGAAAAAATTGAAAAGAAATTAAAAGAAGAAAATATATTTGCAATAATTATTCCTGGAGCAATTAGAGTTGCTATTTGCAGCATTCCTAAATATAAAATTTATAATCTCGCTTCAAAAATTAAAAAAGTAATATATTAA
- a CDS encoding mechanosensitive ion channel family protein produces MEKHYNGFITQVIDTFTNEEFLVNLTNSLIVFIFRFALALIFFLIGRRILKNFLTKYYKTHSFKSIDSSFRTFLSSIIDTGSIVVLLIISLLIMGFQHTSLIAFLGSIGIGVGLALKDNLSNFVGGLIILIFKTYSVDDEVEIIGNYGIISSIDVFSTAITTFSGDIVTIPNGNVINNQIINYSKTPNRRMKIVISVAYETDIDLVFDVLNGLIKNNENILKDPEPFINVEKYNSSSIDIALKVWAKNEVYWGTYFDILKNIKPALDSVNITIPFPQMDVHIKNHNLYKKSS; encoded by the coding sequence ATGGAAAAACATTATAATGGATTTATAACCCAAGTTATAGACACTTTTACAAATGAAGAGTTTTTAGTAAATTTAACAAATTCTCTTATTGTATTTATTTTTAGATTTGCTCTTGCACTAATATTCTTTTTAATTGGAAGAAGAATATTAAAAAATTTTTTAACAAAATATTATAAAACTCATTCATTTAAATCAATAGATTCATCTTTTAGAACTTTTTTATCATCCATTATTGATACTGGCTCTATTGTAGTTCTCCTTATAATTTCTTTATTGATTATGGGATTCCAGCATACTTCTCTTATTGCTTTTCTTGGAAGTATAGGTATTGGAGTTGGATTAGCATTAAAAGATAATCTTTCTAATTTTGTGGGTGGATTAATTATTTTAATTTTTAAAACATATTCTGTTGATGATGAAGTTGAGATTATAGGTAATTATGGTATCATATCTTCTATTGATGTTTTTTCTACTGCTATAACAACTTTTAGTGGAGATATCGTTACTATTCCTAATGGTAATGTTATAAATAATCAAATTATAAATTATTCTAAAACTCCTAATAGAAGAATGAAAATTGTTATTTCAGTGGCTTATGAAACTGATATCGATTTAGTTTTTGATGTTTTAAATGGACTTATAAAAAACAATGAAAATATTTTAAAAGATCCAGAACCTTTTATAAATGTTGAAAAATATAATAGTAGCTCTATAGATATTGCTCTTAAAGTCTGGGCTAAAAATGAAGTTTATTGGGGAACATATTTTGATATTTTAAAAAATATTAAACCTGCTCTTGATTCTGTAAATATAACAATTCCATTTCCACAGATGG
- a CDS encoding carbon starvation CstA family protein, which yields MKSYFIGILILVVAYYTYGKYLEKNFEIDERDTPALSKADGVDFVQMNWFKSFLVQFLNIAGLGPITGAVAGAMWGSSSFLWIVFGTIFAGAVHDYYTGMISLRNNGENMQELIGKYLGKKAKVFTKYFLIVLLVIVGVAFITGPAEILQSFTGVNKEIWLTLIVSYYVIATLLPIDKIIGRVYPLFGGALVLMMFLLIGAMLVKGVKIPEITLKNLHPKNLPIFPYMFVVISCGAISGFHSTQSVLVARCLKSEKDGRKSFMAAMYLEGFVALTWAAISLGFFSGVEGLAASGGGMVAVSKMITGLLGKYGLVFTLFGLIALPITTGDTAFRSARVTIAEVLNYNQSSLKSRLLVAIPLFLLAGFLSQVGFNTLWRYVASTNQLLATLGLWTCTYYFIENGKNYWVAGVPAAFMSGMIACYFLAAPEGLGVSNMTFIYILGLLVFISSIIVIGIKASKSNKEVDEARI from the coding sequence ATGAAAAGTTATTTTATAGGAATTTTAATTTTAGTTGTTGCATATTACACATATGGAAAATATTTAGAAAAAAACTTCGAAATAGATGAAAGAGATACACCAGCACTTTCAAAAGCTGATGGAGTTGATTTTGTTCAAATGAATTGGTTTAAAAGTTTCTTAGTTCAATTTTTAAATATAGCTGGATTAGGGCCTATAACGGGAGCTGTAGCAGGAGCAATGTGGGGAAGTTCATCTTTTTTATGGATTGTATTTGGAACTATATTTGCTGGTGCCGTTCATGATTACTATACAGGTATGATTTCTTTAAGAAATAATGGAGAGAACATGCAAGAACTAATTGGAAAATATTTAGGCAAAAAAGCTAAGGTATTTACTAAATATTTTCTAATAGTATTACTAGTGATAGTAGGAGTAGCTTTCATAACTGGACCTGCAGAAATATTACAATCATTTACAGGAGTTAATAAAGAAATTTGGTTAACTTTAATTGTAAGTTATTATGTTATAGCAACACTGTTGCCAATTGATAAAATCATAGGAAGAGTTTATCCGCTATTTGGAGGAGCTTTAGTTTTAATGATGTTTTTATTAATTGGGGCGATGTTAGTAAAAGGAGTTAAAATACCAGAAATAACTTTAAAAAATTTGCATCCTAAAAATTTACCAATTTTTCCTTATATGTTTGTGGTAATATCTTGTGGAGCTATATCAGGATTTCATTCGACTCAATCAGTATTAGTTGCGAGATGTTTAAAGAGTGAAAAAGATGGAAGAAAATCTTTTATGGCTGCTATGTATTTAGAAGGATTTGTAGCGTTGACATGGGCAGCGATATCTTTAGGATTTTTTAGTGGTGTTGAAGGACTAGCTGCAAGTGGTGGGGGAATGGTTGCAGTTAGTAAAATGATAACAGGACTTTTAGGAAAGTATGGATTAGTATTTACTTTATTTGGATTGATAGCTCTACCTATAACAACTGGTGATACAGCATTTAGAAGTGCTAGAGTAACTATTGCTGAAGTATTAAATTATAATCAATCTTCATTAAAAAGCAGGTTATTAGTTGCAATTCCTTTATTCTTATTAGCTGGATTTTTATCACAAGTTGGTTTTAATACTCTTTGGAGATATGTAGCTTCAACTAATCAGCTGTTAGCAACATTAGGATTGTGGACTTGTACATATTATTTTATTGAAAATGGTAAAAATTATTGGGTAGCAGGAGTACCTGCAGCATTTATGTCAGGGATGATTGCCTGTTATTTTTTAGCAGCTCCAGAAGGACTTGGAGTATCTAATATGACTTTTATTTATATATTAGGATTATTAGTTTTTATAAGCTCAATTATAGTAATTGGAATTAAGGCTAGCAAATCTAATAAAGAAGTAGATGAAGCTAGAATTTAA
- a CDS encoding dicarboxylate/amino acid:cation symporter yields MKQNSLTKKIFMALILGITMGVISLFVRENLIASGNNETWNLINSILFQDITASEGAKSFGLFYIIGQLFINSLQLVIIPMVFTSIIIAVTNIKDSKSLKRISYKTFLGFGSSSILALVYASFVGMIAYKSNLFSVAINNVSVAGGATSSNPLLILIKAIPQNILAGLSNNANVLVAVFLGISIGLVLNFMDDENSVIKKGIVEINKISQIFLTFIINKFAPIAIFSLLIRTFAIYGIGYLRIASIYFILTSITLIVFLILGYSFIIWAFTGLNPVHFMKKISNVAMFAFSTSSSAASLPLNTKTTMEKLGVDEVTTSFVLPMGMTVNMNGTAIMQVLATLFIAGVSGYEITIFNLATISLLALLASIGTPAAPGSGAIILFTILTGMGYSNEVAVSAYAIILGINRPLEMLLTSLNVVGDSAVAVYVSKSEGKLDHDVYHLVEEKKIKA; encoded by the coding sequence ATGAAACAAAATAGTTTGACAAAAAAAATATTTATGGCATTGATTCTAGGAATAACTATGGGAGTTATTTCACTTTTTGTAAGAGAAAATTTAATTGCAAGTGGAAATAATGAAACTTGGAATTTAATAAATTCAATTTTATTTCAAGATATAACAGCAAGTGAGGGAGCAAAATCTTTTGGTCTTTTTTACATAATAGGACAATTATTTATAAATTCTTTGCAACTAGTTATTATTCCAATGGTTTTTACATCGATAATTATTGCAGTAACAAATATTAAAGATTCTAAAAGTCTAAAGAGAATATCTTATAAAACTTTTTTAGGATTTGGGTCTAGTTCAATTTTAGCATTAGTATATGCTTCATTTGTAGGAATGATTGCCTATAAATCAAATTTATTTTCTGTAGCAATAAATAATGTTTCTGTAGCAGGAGGAGCTACTTCTTCAAATCCATTATTAATTTTAATTAAAGCTATTCCTCAAAATATACTAGCAGGTTTATCTAATAATGCAAATGTTTTAGTTGCAGTATTTTTAGGAATTTCAATTGGATTAGTGTTAAATTTTATGGATGATGAAAATTCAGTTATAAAAAAAGGAATTGTTGAAATAAATAAAATATCTCAAATATTTTTAACTTTTATTATTAATAAATTTGCTCCAATAGCGATATTCTCTTTATTAATAAGAACATTTGCAATATATGGAATTGGATATTTAAGAATTGCAAGTATATACTTTATACTGACATCAATAACTTTAATTGTATTTTTAATTTTAGGATATTCATTTATCATTTGGGCCTTTACAGGTTTAAATCCAGTACATTTTATGAAAAAGATATCAAATGTGGCAATGTTTGCTTTTTCAACATCATCATCTGCCGCATCATTACCACTAAATACAAAAACTACAATGGAGAAGTTAGGAGTTGACGAAGTGACAACTTCTTTCGTTTTACCAATGGGAATGACTGTCAATATGAATGGGACAGCAATTATGCAGGTTTTAGCAACACTTTTTATAGCTGGAGTTTCAGGGTATGAAATAACAATATTTAATTTAGCAACAATCTCACTATTAGCATTGTTGGCTTCTATAGGAACACCAGCAGCTCCAGGAAGTGGAGCGATAATTCTATTTACTATTTTAACTGGAATGGGATATAGTAACGAGGTTGCAGTTTCAGCTTATGCAATAATTTTAGGAATAAATAGACCTTTAGAGATGTTATTAACATCACTAAATGTAGTTGGTGATAGTGCAGTAGCAGTTTATGTATCTAAGAGTGAAGGGAAGTTAGATCATGATGTTTATCATTTAGTTGAAGAGAAGAAGATAAAAGCATAG
- a CDS encoding branched-chain amino acid transaminase, translated as MINTGKIWFNGELKEHDEAKVHVLSHVLHYGSGCFEGIRLYKLRNGKSAVFRLKEHVDRLFDSCKIYRMEVPYSKDEFMKAIVDTIKVNDLKSGYIRPLIFRGYNQLGVNPLCNPVESMIAAWEWGAYLGEEGLKNGIKVCVSSWRRPAPNTLPALAKASGNYLSSQLIKMEALEMGFEEGIALDYLGNISEGSGENIFLVKNGELLTPPMASSSLAGITRDVVVNIAKDLGITVKYETLPREFLYLADEIFLTGTAAEITPVSSVDNIKVGEGTRGEITKKIQDEFFKIAEGMNEKYKNWLTIIE; from the coding sequence ATGATTAATACTGGAAAAATTTGGTTTAATGGTGAATTAAAAGAACATGATGAGGCAAAAGTTCATGTACTCTCACATGTTTTGCATTATGGATCTGGATGTTTTGAGGGGATAAGATTGTATAAGTTAAGAAATGGAAAATCAGCAGTATTTAGACTAAAAGAGCATGTTGATAGACTCTTTGATTCATGTAAAATCTATAGAATGGAAGTTCCATATTCTAAAGATGAGTTTATGAAGGCTATTGTAGATACTATAAAAGTTAATGATTTAAAAAGTGGATATATAAGACCATTAATTTTTAGAGGATACAACCAATTAGGAGTAAATCCTTTGTGTAACCCAGTAGAATCAATGATTGCTGCATGGGAATGGGGAGCGTATTTAGGTGAAGAAGGACTAAAAAATGGAATAAAAGTTTGTGTTTCTTCTTGGAGAAGACCAGCTCCAAACACTCTTCCTGCATTAGCTAAAGCTTCAGGTAATTATTTAAGTTCTCAACTTATAAAAATGGAAGCTTTAGAAATGGGATTTGAAGAGGGAATTGCTTTAGATTATTTAGGAAATATAAGTGAAGGAAGTGGAGAAAATATATTTTTAGTAAAAAATGGAGAGCTTTTAACTCCACCTATGGCATCATCATCATTAGCTGGAATAACAAGAGATGTCGTTGTAAACATAGCTAAAGATTTAGGAATTACTGTAAAATATGAAACACTTCCAAGAGAATTTTTATATCTAGCAGATGAAATATTTTTAACGGGAACAGCAGCAGAAATAACTCCGGTTAGTTCTGTAGATAATATAAAGGTAGGAGAGGGAACTAGAGGAGAAATTACAAAAAAAATTCAAGATGAATTTTTTAAAATAGCAGAGGGAATGAATGAAAAATATAAAAATTGGTTAACTATTATTGAATAA